Proteins from a single region of Leuconostoc gasicomitatum LMG 18811:
- a CDS encoding MFS transporter — translation MQSQDKWITKIAFLGISFMLTSAYAINGAMPQMTKALGVSATQVQALATTPSIVVTVFVLLSSFIAAKLGDKKTIMLGMLLVGFAGIVPFFVTSYPIILVSRMVLGAGFGIFNSLAVSMIAVMYQGQTRATMLGWRAAVEQIGQAVLTFIAGLLLNFGWQTTFLVYLLAFPILYLFYVRVPDTTEMLAADQKNNKKTHINRNVPQNISPLVWVLTLFAAFIVIDYMAIQLSFPFMAQSLGVSGLLVSTILSLMLVAAMVGGLVYGGMQKLFGRFTLQVGLLLMVLSNFLVAFSNGNFVTLTIGVLLIGFPMQLISPFIFSQLPNLAPLKKQPFVTSIVLIGFNVGVFVEPFALSLLAKIMGNETHSVSEAAYTTIPLLGIILLIIAGVTFITNRKRA, via the coding sequence ATGCAAAGTCAGGATAAATGGATTACTAAAATTGCGTTTTTAGGTATTTCATTCATGTTAACTAGCGCTTATGCCATTAATGGGGCGATGCCTCAAATGACAAAAGCGCTGGGAGTCTCAGCTACACAGGTACAAGCGTTAGCAACAACACCATCAATTGTTGTGACAGTGTTTGTTTTGCTTAGTTCATTTATTGCAGCAAAATTAGGTGACAAAAAAACAATTATGCTAGGCATGCTTTTAGTTGGGTTTGCTGGTATCGTACCATTTTTTGTGACATCATACCCTATCATTCTTGTATCTAGAATGGTCTTAGGTGCTGGATTTGGTATTTTTAATTCGTTAGCTGTATCAATGATAGCTGTTATGTATCAAGGACAAACACGTGCAACGATGCTTGGTTGGCGTGCGGCTGTCGAACAAATTGGTCAAGCTGTCTTGACTTTCATTGCTGGACTACTTTTAAATTTTGGTTGGCAAACAACGTTTTTGGTTTACTTACTAGCTTTTCCAATTTTGTATCTTTTTTATGTTCGTGTGCCAGACACAACAGAGATGTTAGCTGCTGATCAGAAAAATAATAAAAAGACACATATTAATAGAAATGTTCCTCAAAATATTAGTCCCTTAGTGTGGGTATTGACACTGTTTGCTGCCTTCATCGTTATTGACTATATGGCTATTCAACTAAGTTTTCCTTTTATGGCTCAAAGCTTAGGTGTTAGTGGTTTGCTTGTTTCAACGATTCTATCACTTATGCTGGTTGCAGCAATGGTAGGTGGGCTCGTATATGGTGGTATGCAAAAATTATTTGGCCGCTTTACACTTCAAGTTGGCCTATTGTTGATGGTATTATCTAATTTCTTAGTGGCATTTTCAAACGGTAATTTTGTTACTTTGACAATAGGTGTCCTATTAATTGGTTTTCCAATGCAATTAATTTCACCATTTATTTTTAGTCAATTACCTAATTTGGCACCTTTAAAAAAGCAACCATTTGTGACCTCTATTGTATTGATTGGTTTCAATGTTGGCGTGTTCGTTGAACCCTTTGCATTATCATTATTAGCCAAGATAATGGGAAATGAGACGCATAGTGTGTCTGAAGCAGCATACACAACAATTCCGTTACTTGGCATAATTTTGCTGATTATTGCAGGGGTCACATTCATTACTAATCGTAAACGTGCTTAA
- the gtfA gene encoding sucrose phosphorylase has protein sequence MKKLTNEAMLITYADSLGKNLKELNQVLSNELNGVVGGVHVLPFFPSTGDRGFAPEQYETVDPKFGDWSDVDKLADKYYLMFDFMLNHISPQSKYFQDFLEKKEASEYYDMFLKYSDFWPENRPTDADIDLIYKRKDKAPFAPVTFADGTTDQVWNTFGDQQMDLDVTKEVTKKFIKDSLVNLAHHGASVIRLDAFAYAIKKLDTNDFFVEPEIWAILDEVREILAAEGSEVLPEIHEHYKIVRKITEHDMYSYDFALPLITLYSLYSGKTERIADWLRQSPMKQFTTLDTHDGIGVVDAKDLLTQEETDFTTEEMYKVGANVKKIFSSAAYNNLDIYQINTTYYSALGNDDAAYLLARAAQIFAPGIPQIYYVGLLAGENDIELLENSKEGRNINRHYYDLAEIAETTKRPVVSNLFDLLRFRNTSAAFDLDGSIDVVNDGENELTVSRTSADGKTTAVLDANFATKSFTVTENGKEIFTTK, from the coding sequence ATGAAGAAACTAACAAATGAAGCGATGTTGATTACATACGCTGATTCACTTGGAAAAAACTTGAAAGAATTGAATCAAGTACTATCTAATGAACTTAATGGTGTTGTAGGCGGCGTGCATGTCCTACCATTTTTCCCATCAACAGGGGATCGTGGTTTTGCGCCTGAACAGTATGAGACAGTTGATCCTAAATTTGGTGATTGGTCAGATGTTGATAAGTTGGCAGACAAATACTACTTGATGTTTGACTTTATGTTGAATCATATTTCACCTCAATCAAAGTATTTCCAAGATTTTTTGGAAAAGAAAGAGGCGTCAGAATATTATGATATGTTCCTGAAGTATTCTGATTTTTGGCCAGAAAATCGACCAACAGATGCCGATATTGATTTGATATATAAGCGTAAGGATAAAGCACCATTTGCGCCTGTTACCTTTGCTGATGGCACAACTGACCAAGTTTGGAACACATTTGGTGATCAACAAATGGATTTGGATGTTACAAAAGAAGTAACAAAAAAATTCATTAAAGATTCACTTGTTAATTTGGCACATCATGGTGCATCAGTTATTCGTTTAGATGCCTTTGCTTATGCAATTAAGAAGCTAGATACAAATGACTTTTTCGTTGAACCTGAAATTTGGGCTATTTTAGATGAAGTTCGTGAAATATTGGCAGCAGAAGGATCAGAAGTATTACCTGAAATCCATGAACATTACAAAATTGTACGTAAGATTACTGAACATGACATGTATTCATACGATTTTGCATTGCCACTGATTACATTATATTCATTATACTCAGGTAAGACAGAACGAATTGCGGATTGGCTGCGTCAAAGTCCAATGAAACAATTCACAACATTGGATACACATGATGGTATTGGTGTTGTTGATGCTAAGGATTTGTTGACACAAGAAGAAACTGACTTCACAACTGAAGAAATGTATAAAGTTGGTGCCAATGTCAAAAAGATTTTCTCTTCAGCGGCATATAATAATTTGGACATCTATCAAATAAACACAACTTATTATTCAGCATTAGGTAATGATGATGCTGCCTACTTATTGGCTCGTGCAGCACAAATATTTGCACCTGGTATTCCACAAATTTATTACGTTGGTTTGCTTGCTGGTGAAAATGATATTGAACTTTTGGAAAATTCAAAAGAAGGTCGTAACATTAACCGTCATTATTATGACTTGGCTGAAATTGCTGAAACAACAAAGCGACCAGTTGTTTCAAACTTGTTTGACTTATTACGTTTCCGTAATACAAGTGCAGCCTTTGATTTAGATGGTTCAATTGATGTAGTTAATGATGGCGAAAATGAATTGACAGTATCACGTACATCTGCAGATGGCAAAACAACTGCTGTTTTGGATGCTAACTTTGCAACAAAGAGCTTTACTGTAACTGAAAATGGTAAAGAAATATTTACGACAAAGTAA
- a CDS encoding phospho-sugar mutase has protein sequence MIYQEQLAKWEAATLPEYLAKDLAHYTPEQQEDAFYQNLSFGTAGMRGVLGAGTNRMNIYTVRQVTEALARYIDDQGNAAKTSGVAISFDSRHFSPEFASDAAQVLSAHGIKAYLFSSLRPTPELSFAVRELGTFAGIMITASHNPKEYNGYKVYGADGGQMVPEAVDAVVSKLENIQDVFNIALDESNAYVQVIDSEIDDKYLANVATVTVNPELVAKEGASLKFVYSPLHGTGQYIGEKALQQAGFTNYTIVKEQAVIDGDFPTVKKPNPEDAAALAMAIDYAKREGADAVVATDPDADRMGAAVKLADGTFQVLTGNQIAAVLVNYLLTAKKETNTLPENGVIVTSIVSSRFASKVAESFGVITEDVLTGFKYIAATIDKYEATKEQTFLFGFEESFGYLVKPFAHDKDAIQALVLFAEVAAYYKSQGKTFADGLEELFEKFGYFEEKTISLDFPGIHGNDEMGAIISQFRDKQPDTIGGLKVIRAQDFSKSIETTVNGKITTLPQPKANVLKYWLEDGSWVAIRPSGTEPKLKFYIGVESDSQVASQSKIDVMTKDLMSYTK, from the coding sequence ATGATCTATCAAGAACAATTAGCAAAATGGGAAGCAGCAACTTTGCCAGAATATTTGGCAAAGGATTTGGCACATTATACGCCTGAACAGCAAGAAGATGCATTTTACCAAAATTTGAGTTTTGGTACAGCAGGCATGCGTGGTGTTCTAGGGGCCGGAACAAATCGTATGAATATTTACACGGTTCGTCAGGTTACCGAGGCATTGGCGCGTTATATTGACGACCAAGGAAATGCTGCAAAGACTAGCGGTGTTGCTATTAGTTTTGATTCGCGACACTTTTCACCAGAATTTGCTTCAGATGCAGCGCAGGTTTTATCTGCACATGGTATTAAAGCCTATCTGTTTAGCAGTTTACGACCAACACCGGAATTGTCTTTTGCTGTACGCGAACTTGGCACATTTGCAGGAATTATGATTACGGCTTCTCATAACCCTAAGGAATATAATGGTTATAAAGTATACGGAGCAGATGGTGGACAAATGGTACCAGAAGCTGTTGATGCGGTTGTTTCAAAACTTGAAAATATACAAGACGTCTTTAATATCGCTTTAGATGAATCCAATGCATATGTACAGGTTATTGATTCAGAAATTGATGATAAGTATTTAGCTAACGTTGCCACAGTAACGGTTAACCCTGAGTTAGTTGCTAAAGAAGGGGCTTCGTTAAAATTTGTTTATTCACCATTACATGGCACAGGACAATACATTGGTGAGAAGGCGCTACAACAAGCCGGTTTTACAAACTATACAATTGTGAAAGAGCAAGCTGTTATTGACGGAGATTTTCCAACAGTTAAGAAGCCAAACCCAGAAGATGCAGCAGCCTTAGCTATGGCTATTGATTATGCCAAACGTGAAGGCGCTGATGCAGTTGTGGCAACTGATCCTGATGCAGATCGTATGGGAGCAGCTGTCAAATTAGCTGACGGTACGTTCCAAGTCTTAACAGGAAATCAAATTGCAGCTGTGCTTGTGAACTATCTTTTGACGGCAAAGAAAGAAACAAATACATTACCAGAAAATGGTGTCATTGTCACATCTATTGTTTCATCGCGTTTTGCTTCAAAAGTAGCTGAAAGTTTTGGTGTAATCACTGAAGATGTTCTAACAGGCTTTAAATATATTGCAGCTACAATTGATAAGTACGAAGCAACTAAAGAACAGACTTTCTTGTTTGGATTTGAAGAAAGTTTTGGTTATCTGGTTAAGCCATTTGCACATGACAAAGATGCGATTCAAGCACTTGTGTTATTTGCTGAAGTAGCGGCTTATTATAAGTCACAAGGAAAAACATTTGCAGATGGTCTAGAGGAATTGTTTGAGAAGTTTGGTTACTTTGAAGAAAAAACAATTAGTCTTGATTTTCCAGGTATTCATGGTAACGATGAGATGGGCGCCATTATTTCACAGTTCCGTGATAAGCAACCTGATACAATTGGTGGTTTAAAGGTTATACGTGCACAGGATTTTTCAAAGTCAATTGAAACAACTGTCAATGGTAAAATAACGACATTACCACAGCCAAAAGCAAATGTATTAAAGTATTGGCTTGAAGATGGCTCATGGGTAGCTATTCGTCCTTCAGGAACTGAACCAAAATTAAAGTTCTATATTGGCGTCGAATCAGATTCACAAGTAGCATCTCAGTCTAAAATTGATGTTATGACAAAAGATTTGATGTCATACACGAAATAA
- the rplS gene encoding 50S ribosomal protein L19 produces MRQNSILENITSVQLRSDIPDFRAGDTVKVFAKIVEGSRERIQLFEGVVIKRKGAGIQATYTVRKISSGVGVERTFALHSPRVEKIEVIRFGAVRRAKLYYLRALQGKAARIKERRRDV; encoded by the coding sequence ATGCGTCAAAATAGCATTTTAGAAAACATTACATCAGTACAATTACGTTCTGATATTCCTGATTTCCGCGCTGGTGACACTGTTAAAGTGTTCGCTAAGATTGTTGAAGGTTCGCGCGAGCGTATTCAATTATTTGAAGGTGTTGTTATCAAGCGTAAGGGTGCTGGTATTCAAGCAACTTATACTGTTCGTAAAATCTCGTCAGGTGTTGGTGTAGAACGTACATTCGCTTTGCATTCACCACGTGTTGAAAAGATTGAAGTGATTCGCTTTGGTGCTGTACGTCGTGCCAAGTTGTATTACTTACGTGCATTACAAGGTAAAGCAGCTCGTATCAAGGAACGTCGTCGCGACGTATAA
- the dinB gene encoding DNA polymerase IV, whose product MVEFMITNDTRKILHVDLDAFYAQIEMRDNPELRHKVLIIARDPEETGGRGVVATANYAARKLGVHSAMSASEAKKLAPHAVFLSPNFTKYRAVSNQIHNVFDAFTKKVEPVALDEAYLDVSDLNLSGSMLAARIRHEILRVTGLTSSIGISHNKLLAKLGSEYNKPNGVTVITTQNMLTFLDELAIGDFRGVGKKTHEKFKRLQIENGSDLRKMSYDELRSQFGKVGEHLYYQARGVHFGEVQWQRQRQSIAKEETYDHFLHSERDIQYEFKKLAAALIEALKKHHRVGRTLNIKVRDDNFNTMTRAITRELPWPLSEELLTENAQNIFEDLMAPPFSVRLLGISMGNLQSNSFEEMTLF is encoded by the coding sequence ATGGTAGAATTCATGATTACAAATGATACACGTAAAATTTTGCACGTTGATCTGGATGCGTTTTATGCACAAATTGAAATGCGAGATAACCCAGAATTGAGACATAAAGTGTTAATTATAGCGCGTGATCCTGAAGAAACTGGGGGGCGAGGTGTTGTAGCAACAGCAAACTATGCTGCAAGAAAGTTAGGTGTTCATTCAGCTATGAGTGCCTCTGAAGCCAAAAAATTGGCACCTCATGCTGTCTTCTTATCTCCTAACTTCACTAAATATAGAGCTGTCTCTAACCAAATTCATAATGTGTTTGATGCTTTTACAAAGAAGGTCGAACCGGTAGCATTAGATGAAGCTTATCTTGATGTGAGTGATTTGAATTTATCAGGGTCAATGTTGGCAGCGCGTATTCGACACGAAATTTTAAGAGTGACGGGCCTCACGAGTTCTATTGGTATTTCACATAACAAGTTATTAGCTAAGCTGGGATCTGAATATAATAAACCAAATGGTGTCACAGTTATCACAACTCAAAATATGTTAACATTTCTTGATGAATTAGCTATTGGCGATTTTCGTGGCGTTGGGAAAAAAACACATGAAAAATTCAAGCGGTTGCAGATTGAAAATGGATCAGACTTGAGAAAAATGTCATATGATGAATTACGATCTCAATTTGGCAAGGTTGGGGAGCATCTATATTATCAAGCTCGTGGTGTTCATTTTGGTGAAGTTCAGTGGCAACGACAACGTCAGTCGATCGCTAAAGAAGAAACGTATGACCATTTTTTACATAGTGAACGCGATATACAATATGAATTTAAAAAACTAGCTGCTGCTTTGATCGAGGCGCTAAAAAAGCATCATCGTGTTGGCAGAACACTGAATATTAAAGTACGTGATGATAATTTTAATACAATGACTCGTGCAATCACACGAGAGTTACCGTGGCCATTGTCGGAAGAATTGTTAACTGAAAATGCGCAGAATATTTTTGAGGATTTAATGGCGCCACCTTTTTCAGTTCGATTATTAGGAATATCAATGGGTAATTTGCAATCTAACAGTTTTGAAGAAATGACGTTATTTTAA
- a CDS encoding DHH family phosphoesterase, translating into MATIEEQLLQQIKRYDTIIIHRHQRPDPDAFGSQLGLKAVLQASFPEKHIYAVGKEVPGLSWMNEDDTFMDDIPDKTYKNALIIMVDTANSPRIDDQRWPNGLETIKIDHHPNDEPYGDWQWIKPGHSATSTMIYEFYETLKDQGLIMTDKAARLLYIGIVGDTGRFMYGMDKETFRVVSELFNYKFNYEAVHHNMETITENAAKLSGYVLQNLNILPSGFAFVVLTKALVKQFDLRESGTAFVVPLPSKIDKVKAWAIFEEQDEGNYRVRLRSRTIVINKIANQFEGGGHPMASGAWAQTGQDVERLIKMVDSALIKQYGTEGTAQEITEKIESREI; encoded by the coding sequence ATGGCAACGATTGAAGAGCAACTACTACAACAAATTAAAAGATATGACACAATTATTATTCATAGACACCAGCGACCAGATCCTGATGCGTTTGGTTCACAACTAGGCTTGAAGGCAGTATTACAAGCGAGCTTTCCTGAAAAACATATTTATGCTGTAGGTAAAGAAGTGCCAGGGTTGTCATGGATGAACGAAGATGATACATTCATGGATGATATACCGGATAAAACCTACAAGAATGCTTTGATTATCATGGTGGATACTGCTAATTCACCCCGTATTGATGATCAACGGTGGCCTAATGGTTTAGAAACAATTAAAATTGATCATCATCCAAATGATGAACCTTACGGTGATTGGCAATGGATTAAGCCAGGACATTCAGCAACGAGCACGATGATCTATGAGTTCTATGAAACGCTTAAAGATCAAGGGTTAATCATGACTGATAAGGCAGCACGGTTACTTTACATTGGTATTGTAGGTGATACTGGCCGATTTATGTATGGCATGGACAAGGAAACTTTTCGTGTAGTTTCAGAACTATTTAATTATAAATTTAACTATGAAGCGGTTCATCACAATATGGAAACAATTACTGAAAATGCCGCTAAATTATCAGGATATGTCCTACAAAACCTGAACATTTTGCCTTCGGGATTTGCTTTTGTTGTGCTAACGAAAGCACTAGTTAAACAATTTGATTTAAGAGAATCTGGCACTGCCTTTGTTGTCCCACTGCCTTCAAAAATTGATAAAGTCAAAGCTTGGGCTATTTTTGAAGAACAAGATGAAGGTAACTATCGTGTACGTTTGCGATCAAGAACTATTGTCATTAACAAAATTGCAAACCAATTTGAAGGTGGCGGACATCCAATGGCATCAGGTGCTTGGGCACAAACAGGACAAGATGTTGAACGATTAATAAAAATGGTTGATAGTGCCTTAATTAAACAGTATGGTACCGAGGGAACAGCTCAGGAAATAACTGAGAAAATTGAAAGTAGAGAAATTTGA